A window of the Kosakonia sp. BYX6 genome harbors these coding sequences:
- a CDS encoding metal ABC transporter substrate-binding protein → MKRTGVILALALGLVAHGAMAKTINVVASFSIVGDIATQVGGDHVKVTTLVGPDGDPHTFEPSAKDSALLNKADVVVVNGLGLEGWLDRLVKASGFKGQIVVASNGVATHTLEEDGATVTDPHAWNSAANGALYAQNILTALVKADPADDAALNASGQRYIAQLKQLDSWAKERFSAVPQAKRKVLTSHDAFGYFARAYGVEFMAPQGLSSESEASAAQVAELIKQIKADGVKVWFIENQLDPRLVKQIASATGAQPGGELYPEALSAKGGVADTYQKAFRHNVDTIVNSMK, encoded by the coding sequence ATGAAACGTACAGGGGTGATTCTGGCGCTCGCGCTGGGTTTGGTGGCGCACGGCGCGATGGCAAAAACAATTAATGTGGTCGCCAGTTTTTCGATTGTGGGGGATATCGCAACTCAGGTCGGCGGCGATCATGTCAAGGTCACCACGCTGGTGGGGCCGGATGGCGACCCGCATACTTTCGAGCCGTCGGCGAAAGACAGCGCGTTGCTTAACAAAGCCGATGTGGTGGTGGTTAATGGCCTGGGGCTGGAAGGTTGGCTGGACAGGCTGGTGAAAGCGTCCGGTTTTAAAGGCCAGATAGTGGTGGCTTCCAACGGTGTGGCAACGCATACGCTGGAAGAAGACGGTGCGACGGTGACCGACCCGCACGCCTGGAACAGCGCTGCCAACGGTGCGTTATATGCGCAAAACATTCTCACTGCGCTGGTGAAAGCCGATCCGGCGGACGACGCGGCGCTGAATGCGTCTGGCCAGCGTTATATTGCGCAGCTAAAACAGCTTGATAGCTGGGCAAAAGAGCGCTTTAGCGCGGTTCCTCAGGCAAAACGTAAAGTGCTGACCAGCCACGATGCGTTTGGCTATTTCGCCCGTGCGTATGGCGTCGAATTTATGGCTCCGCAAGGGCTCTCTTCAGAGAGCGAAGCCAGCGCGGCGCAGGTGGCTGAGCTGATTAAGCAAATTAAAGCTGACGGCGTGAAAGTGTGGTTTATAGAAAACCAGCTGGACCCACGACTGGTCAAACAGATTGCCAGCGCCACCGGCGCACAGCCGGGCGGTGAGCTTTACCCGGAAGCACTGAGCGCGAAAGGCGGCGTGGCGGATACTTACCAGAAAGCGTTTCGTCATAATGTGGATACCATTGTTAACAGCATGAAGTAA
- the recA gene encoding recombinase RecA: MAIDENKQKALAAALGQIEKQFGKGSIMRLGEDRSMDVETISTGSLSLDIALGAGGLPMGRIVEIYGPESSGKTTLTLQVIAAAQREGKTCAFIDAEHALDPVYARKLGVDIDNLLCSQPDTGEQALEICDALARSGAVDVLVVDSVAALTPKAEIEGEIGDSHMGLAARMMSQAMRKLAGNLKQSNTLLIFINQIRMKIGVMFGNPETTTGGNALKFYASVRLDIRRIGAVKEGDNVVGSETRVKVVKNKIAAPFKQAEFQILYGEGINFHGELVDLGVKEKLIEKAGAWYSYNGDKIGQGKANATSWLKENPAAAKEIEKKLREILLSNQNSAAEFTVDGNGADVEETNEDF; the protein is encoded by the coding sequence ATGGCTATCGACGAAAACAAACAAAAGGCGCTTGCAGCTGCACTGGGTCAGATCGAAAAGCAATTCGGTAAAGGCTCCATCATGCGTCTGGGTGAAGACCGCTCCATGGATGTGGAAACCATTTCTACCGGCTCACTCTCTCTGGACATCGCGCTGGGCGCGGGCGGTCTGCCAATGGGCCGTATCGTCGAAATCTACGGACCTGAATCTTCCGGTAAAACCACGCTGACTCTGCAAGTCATTGCTGCTGCGCAGCGCGAAGGTAAAACCTGTGCGTTTATCGATGCGGAACATGCGCTGGACCCTGTTTATGCGCGTAAGTTGGGTGTTGATATCGACAACCTGCTGTGTTCCCAGCCGGACACCGGTGAGCAGGCGCTGGAAATCTGTGATGCGCTGGCGCGTTCCGGCGCGGTTGACGTGCTGGTTGTCGACTCCGTTGCGGCACTGACGCCGAAAGCAGAAATCGAAGGCGAAATCGGCGACTCTCACATGGGCCTCGCGGCGCGTATGATGAGCCAGGCGATGCGTAAATTGGCCGGTAACCTGAAACAGTCCAACACGCTGCTTATCTTCATCAACCAGATCCGTATGAAAATCGGTGTGATGTTCGGTAACCCGGAAACCACCACCGGTGGTAACGCGCTGAAATTCTACGCTTCGGTACGTCTGGATATCCGCCGTATCGGCGCGGTGAAAGAGGGTGATAACGTGGTCGGCAGCGAAACCCGCGTGAAAGTGGTGAAAAACAAAATCGCGGCGCCGTTCAAACAGGCTGAATTCCAGATTCTCTACGGTGAAGGCATCAACTTCCACGGCGAGCTGGTCGATCTTGGCGTGAAAGAGAAGCTGATCGAAAAAGCTGGTGCCTGGTATAGCTACAACGGCGACAAAATCGGCCAGGGTAAAGCGAATGCCACGTCCTGGCTGAAAGAGAACCCGGCGGCAGCGAAAGAAATCGAGAAAAAACTGCGCGAAATCCTGCTCAGCAACCAGAATTCCGCAGCGGAATTTACGGTTGATGGCAATGGCGCGGACGTTGAAGAAACCAACGAAGATTTCTGA
- the pncC gene encoding nicotinamide-nucleotide amidase has translation MTDSELMQLSERIGLALKARGATLTTAESCTGGWVAKVITDIAGSSAWFERGFVTYSNEAKAQMIGVQTATLDAHGAVSEPVVVEMAIGALKAARADYAISISGIAGPDGGSESKPVGTVWFGIASASGEGITRRECFQGDREAVRRQATAYALQTLWQHFLQNT, from the coding sequence ATGACGGACAGTGAATTAATGCAACTAAGTGAACGCATCGGGCTGGCGCTGAAAGCGCGGGGTGCGACGCTGACGACAGCTGAATCCTGCACAGGCGGCTGGGTTGCCAAAGTGATCACCGATATTGCGGGCAGTTCCGCCTGGTTCGAACGCGGGTTTGTTACCTACAGTAATGAAGCAAAAGCGCAGATGATTGGTGTCCAGACGGCAACGCTCGACGCGCATGGCGCAGTGAGCGAACCGGTGGTCGTGGAAATGGCGATTGGCGCATTGAAAGCGGCGCGCGCCGACTATGCCATTTCGATCAGCGGCATCGCCGGGCCGGATGGTGGCAGTGAAAGCAAACCGGTTGGCACCGTCTGGTTCGGCATTGCCAGCGCCAGTGGGGAAGGGATCACACGGCGTGAATGCTTCCAGGGCGACCGCGAAGCGGTGCGCAGACAGGCAACGGCTTATGCGCTACAAACCCTGTGGCAACATTTTCTACAAAATACTTGA